The Armatimonadota bacterium genomic interval AAACCAATGCGTTGATCGAGAGGACGTCGAGCGTCGGCTGGCAGTCGATGATGATGTAGTCGAATCCCTCGACCCTCGCTATCACCTTCTTGAGGACGGATTCTCTGAACGTCCTGGAGTCCATGAGCCTAGCCGTTCTTGCAAGGCGAATGTCACTCGGGGCCAACTTCAAATTCTCTTCGCTTGTGTCAAGCAGGATGTCTGCAAGCGGCAAATTCTCCTCACCTAAAACCTCTGAAATTGTTGGCAGCTCTGACTCATCGAGATCCACTCCTAAGCCATACGTTGCGTGTGCCTGGGGGTCAAGGTCGATCAAGAGCACTTTATGGTCAAGTCGGGCAAGTCCCGCCGCGAGATTCACGGCTGTAGTAGTTTTTCCCGTTCCTCCCTTCTGGTTGATGATTGCGATTGTTGTGCTCATAGACTTTTTTCCCTTTCAAATCTAAACGGTGTGGGGTTGTGCAGCTCGTCCCATTTCCAAAAATCGAGCACCTCCACTTTCTTTTCATCCCTCAGATAGTCGGCAAACATCTTCGCCTTCTCTGCGGGGTCCTCAAGCCGGGCCTTCATCTGCTCAACGAACTTTGGGCTCATATCCTTCATCCGGACAAGCCGCTGATTGTTCTTTTCCTCGAACGTCTTAACCAGCTCAGGATTCTCCACGGCGAAGACTGTGAGTAGTGAAGACTCATACTGATTGAACGCCTCTGAATACTGCTGTTGATGGCTCGTTCGAGCCTCCTCAATTGCTTGTCTTCGTGACTTTCGCTCGTCTTCTTCGAGCTTGGCAAAGAAGCCGTCCCCGAAAGCTCTAACAGCTAATGAGAGGCTCCTAATGGCACTCTTCTCTTGGTTTTGATTTCTCTTGACGAAACCTCCGAATGACCTTCCAAGGACTGCTGGATCGAGATCTCTACCGAGGACTCTGCCAATGGCTTCCAAGAATTTCTCCGCTTGGTCACTTTCCTGGCGACTAGGCAAAACGGTTGGATCGCCTTCTCTTCCGGCAAGCGCGGCGTAAAAACATCCGACGAATTCAATTGCTTTGGATGTCTGTTCGGACGTCCGAGCACTTTCAGGAATCGGCCAATTTTCCTCGATTGCTTTTCTCAGCATCCCGAGCTTATTGCGACTCACTTTCCTTAAAGGTAACGCACCGATCTGCTCCTGGATTCTCTCTAGCTGATACTTGCTTGCTAGGGATCGAGCTGCATCCTCATCGAATCCCTCCTCAATCAAAATCCGGTAAGAACGAAGTTCAAGCGACCCCACAGCAACAGCATCCGAAACAACCACCTGCTGTTGTTGTTTAAAAGAGTTGTTTATAGATGTTGTTTTAATATCGGTTCGATTTTGGAACGCTTCCTGGTTCGATTTTGGAACCGTTCCCGGTACGAATTTGGAACCGTTATCCAGTTCGATTTTGGAACTCATTCCCCGGTTCGATTTTGGAACCGTCTCTGATTTTCCGGTTCGATTATGGAACCGATCCCCCGGTTCGATTTTGGAACCGTTGGTTGATTTAGGTTCAATGCGAGGTCTTTCTTGGGATGGCTCAAGCCACTTGATCCCGTAGGTCGCAGCCTGGCTGTCGGCCCCAGCGTTCGGGTCAAAGAATCCTTCGGAAACCTTACAAACGTGATTCTTTTCAAGTGCCTCTCGGATCGCAATGCTCATGGTGGATCGGGATGCTATTCCCGCCCTTCGCATGATCTCAGTGAATGACATCTCGACCTGTTGGCGTCTGAATCCAAACTTGGTCTGGAAACCAATGGTGTGCCGGATTATCACTCCGACGACCTTCACGAGGGCTAGTGGTTCGTTAGGGATCGTGAAGTCAAAGAAGTCGTTAGGGATGTGGGTGAGGTTGCCGTTTCCAGCAAAGAAACCGTCGAATTCCTCACGGTCGGTGATGTAGTCTTCGCGCTCATCCCATCGCAGGGAATAGAGGGCGCTGAAACCTTCTTCTCCCGCCTTGTGGGGCTGTCCAAAGCGCAAGCAATTTATGAAGCGGCATTCTATGGCCTCCTCGATTGCCTCTTTGATTCGTCCCCGTCCGATCCCCGCTTTCTCGATGAGTTCGCGGTAGGTGACGGTCGCTTCTGGGTTTTGCGGATTGCCGTACTCGTCGCTCCAGCCAAGTGTCTTCCGAATGAGATAGGCAACCAGTCGAAGGCAACCACGGGACGCACGGGGAAGCACTACGTCGAAGAATTGGTTCGGCGTATAGGTTGTGCTCGACGTTGGCGGCGCGTAGCCTTGGAAGGCTTGCGCTGTTGTCGGTGCTCCAGTATGGTCGTTGGCTTCGTTCTGGTTCAAATCAACTCGTCATTTGTGATGCTTGGTTAGATGCAAGAGAAGTGATGTCGATTCCAGAACTTGCGGCGTGGTCTTTCACCATTCGGTTGATCAGCCAACTTCGTGACCTTTCTTCGCGGTCGCGCAACAATTCGAGATACTCTAAAACACCTGGTTCAAACGTGACTCCTGCTGGCGTCACGGTTCTTCCAGTTGTCGGTTTTCTTCCTCGGGCCATGTTAATCCTCTGGGTGAACGGTCGCAATCTCATCGAGTAATTTCAACTCGAATGATTTCCGCTGTCAACCCAATAAATGAAGACGGAGCACCCCACGTAAAAGCGTCACGAATCCTCGGTAGGGAAGTGTTCGGACGTCCGAACATCTGGTTCCTGAATCCATCGCTCGTGCAGCTCATCCAATAGAGTCATGAGAAGACGAAGACAACACCAGCCCATTCCATCCCCTTTGCTCGGTCAGCATTTTCCACCTGAACAAGCGGGCAAAGCGATCATCGAGATACTTCGGGAGATCCACCAGGACAACATCGAACTTGAATCTAACCATGTGGAGAGGTTCATC includes:
- a CDS encoding AAA family ATPase, producing the protein MSTTIAIINQKGGTGKTTTAVNLAAGLARLDHKVLLIDLDPQAHATYGLGVDLDESELPTISEVLGEENLPLADILLDTSEENLKLAPSDIRLARTARLMDSRTFRESVLKKVIARVEGFDYIIIDCQPTLDVLSINALVCADKILIPTQLAGHALKGLSDLLSTLESIKNGDPY